A region of the Bacteroidota bacterium genome:
TCTCGCCGCCGTACCAGCTCGACCAGACCGACACGCAGACGGCGCTGACGTACCTCCGGCTCTACCTCAGCAAGTACCCCGAGGGCGCGTACGCCGCCGAGCTAGCCGGGCACACGGAAGAGCTGCGCGCCAAGCTGGCGCGGAAGCGGTTCGAGATCGCCGGCCTCTACGAGCGGCGCGGGCTTCACGAGGCCGCCGCCATTTCCTACGAGGGCGTGCTGGAGCGCTACCCGGACTCGGCCTTCGCCGACGACGCGCTCCTGGGCGCGGTCCGGAGCTACCGGGCCTACGCTGAGGACAGCATCCCCAGCCGCCAGGCCGAGCGCTATCAGCAGGCCGCCGACGCCTACGACCGGCTCGTCCAGATCTTCCCGGACAGCCCGCTGCTCGGCGAGGCCGAGGCAGAGCATGCCATCGTCGAGCGGGCACTCCGGCAGTTCGAGAGCCAGGCCAGCCGGTGAGGCGAATGACGCGTTGCGAATGACGGAGCCCCGCTCGGCACTCGACCCTCAACGCCCGGCCCGGGTAGGCATCTTCGGGGGGACCTTCAACCCGCCGCACGTAGCACACCTCGCCGTGGCCGAAGCCGTGCGAGACCACCTCGGGCTAGACCGCGTCCTCTGGATTCCGGCCGCGACGGCACCGCACAAACAGGAGCGCACGGTCGCCGAAGCACACCACCGCCTCGCGATGGTGCGGCGGGCCGTCGCCGGCAACGAGGCGTTCGAGGTGTCGGACTGGGAGATCGAGCGGGGGGGCGTCTCCTACACCGTCGACACGGTGCGGGCTTTGCGGGCGGAGCAGCCCGCCGCCGAGTTCCACCTCATCCTCGGCGGGGATAGCCTCGCGCAGTTCGATTCGTGGCGCGAGCCGGACAAGATTCTGCGGCACGCCGCGCTTGCCGTCTACCCGCGCCCCGGAGCCGACCTCGCCGACGTGGCCCCGAGCGTGATGGCCCGCGCTACCGTCCTCGACCGCCCGCTGCTCGACCCGTCCAGCACGGCGATCCGCCGCCTGCTCCGGGCGGGGCGCTCGGCTCGGTACCTCGTCCCGGACGACGTGCTGGCCTACATCGCCGAGCACGACGTATACCCTCCGCGTTAGCCCGCGAGGGCCTGGGCGAGGCGGGAGCTTGCGACGAGCAGTCCCGCAGCCAGGGCCCACAGCACCACGAACAGCAGCCAGGGTAGGACGCGGCGACGGCGGGGCGGCAGCGGAGCGAGGGTAGGCATGGTGGCAGCGGGTCGTCGAAAGGGGTTACAGAAGAAGGCGCGAGCAGTACACGGTTTCGTAACACCGGAAAGGAGGAAAAACGGCCTCAACGCCGCCACTCGTCTCGGTACCTTGCCGTCCCACCCTGCGCGCCCGCCCGTGACCGCCACCGAACGCCTCCGCCGCAAAGCCGCCGGCCTGCTCGTCGTCCGCCTCGGCTCCAACATGCAGCCGCCGCGCCGCGCCGAGGAAGACGCCGCGCACGTCGAGGCCCTGCTCGGCCGCTACCCGCTCGGCGGCGTGATCCTCTTCAACGGGGCGTGGCCTCAGACCCGCGAAACCCTGGTGGGCTTGCAGCACGCCGCGCTGCAGGGCGACTCGGCGCGTCC
Encoded here:
- the bamD gene encoding outer membrane protein assembly factor BamD, coding for MLRRSALLLLLAALAAGCSSGNRVASDTPEAAFEKGLELYERGKYDRAIEYFQHVFDFGRTNPRAGDAQFYLAQSYFKTKQYLLSANEFTRFVELYRTDERVEEGEYLRAMSYVRLSPPYQLDQTDTQTALTYLRLYLSKYPEGAYAAELAGHTEELRAKLARKRFEIAGLYERRGLHEAAAISYEGVLERYPDSAFADDALLGAVRSYRAYAEDSIPSRQAERYQQAADAYDRLVQIFPDSPLLGEAEAEHAIVERALRQFESQASR
- the nadD gene encoding nicotinate-nucleotide adenylyltransferase gives rise to the protein MTEPRSALDPQRPARVGIFGGTFNPPHVAHLAVAEAVRDHLGLDRVLWIPAATAPHKQERTVAEAHHRLAMVRRAVAGNEAFEVSDWEIERGGVSYTVDTVRALRAEQPAAEFHLILGGDSLAQFDSWREPDKILRHAALAVYPRPGADLADVAPSVMARATVLDRPLLDPSSTAIRRLLRAGRSARYLVPDDVLAYIAEHDVYPPR